From a region of the Salmo trutta chromosome 10, fSalTru1.1, whole genome shotgun sequence genome:
- the kifbp gene encoding KIF1-binding protein homolog has product MDTTLSTPTTGPRLSHTEITNMASTYSHEWRAVCDKFNNAQDLSEVESRKDPENDPFRSKYKARELLREIYCSLKNFDVGENESVNDEADQRPTEQPVDGGMEEGFGRGHCGDSPAGSRAAKLGAVEYYLGVNHVETEELSAGEEHLMNCMTLLEKCSISPENVSLFIQVRNQLGILWAGRDEIEKAQGFLETAEAMYIRYMKEDGQPPMDLTEFFVAEEEALPQQERTKRFEMAYTHTLYYLAQVYKNLEQYEKAGGYCHSTLQRQLEFNQFIPLEWAINAATLSQYYITKTLYMEGRHCLSAASVIADLAGEVPSEAAAQESEAEAEKRDQLRQKRAEIARCWIKYCLNLLQDAKKLLEDNIGELDMDRQAELRATRLQEEEEKERGRKSAVLFGSSDTFDSICGLEEKVSCVFPVDFEEARAIFLVGQTYVNQAKEYFEMDGHVTDHIEILQDHSALFKALAFFEEDLERRCKMHKRRVDMMEPICKDLNAQYYLLVCRQLQFELAETYYEMMDLKLAVANKQDDLDAHTVKKFNHLCSSSTKFYQMFLDSVRSPEGKWPDKLEDEVLRPALVAKFRVARLHSRLISSSKTVQLENLNRALECYNFVVQYCKDNPEAKSAIETELELSEEMVSLLPLKINRLQANLASSN; this is encoded by the exons ATGGACACGACCCTGAGCACCCCAACTACGGGTCCCCGGTTGAGTCATACTGAAATAACAAACATGGCTTCCACATACAGTCATGAGTGGAGAGCAGTTTGCGACAAATTTAATAATGCTCAAGATCTATCTGAAGTAGAATCAAGAAAAGACCCAGAAAATGACCCTTTTCGATCGAAGTATAAGGCAAGGGAGCTTTTGAGAGAGATTTACTGCTCGTTGAAGAATTTCGATGTCGGTGAAAACGAGAGCGTCAATGATGAAGCCGACCAGCGCCCGACAGAGCAGCCCGTTGACGGAGGAATGGAGGAGGGCTTTGGGAGAGGCCACTGTGGAGATTCCCCAGCCGGATCAAGAGCAGCTAAACTCGGGGCGGTGGAGTATTATCTGGGTGTAAACCACGTGGAAACAGAAGAGCTGTCTGCTGGAGAGGAACATTTAATGAATTGCATGACATTGCTGGAGAAGTGCAGCATATCACCAGAGAACGTGTCTTTGTTCATCCAAGTCAGG AATCAACTGGGCATTCTGTGGGCTGGCAGGGATGAAATTGAGAAAGCCCAAGGATTTTTGGAAACTGCAGAAGCAATGTATATTCGGTACATGAAAGAG GATGGGCAACCCCCAATGGACCTCACCGAGTTCTTTGTGGCAGAGGAAGAAGCATTACCCCAACAGGAGAGGACCAAGAG ATTTGAAATGGCTTATACCCACACACTGTACTATCTTGCACAAGTGTACAAGAACTTGGAGCAGTATGAGAAAGCTGGGGGCTACTGCCACAGCACTCTGCAGAGACAGCTGGAATTCAACCAGTTCATTCCTCTGGAATGGGCCATCAACGCAGCCACGTTATCACAATATTACATCACCAAG ACCCTCTACATGGAGGGCAGGCACTGTCTATCTGCTGCCAGTGTCATAGCAGACCTGGCCGGGGAGGTCCCCTCAGAAGCCGCTGCCCAGGAGA GTGAAGCTGAAGCTGAGAAGCGAGACCAACTTAGACAGAAGAGAGCTGAAATAGCTAGGTGTTGGATAAAATACTGTCTTAATTTGTTGCAAGATGCCAAGAAACTTCTCGAG GACAACATTGGAGAGCTAGATATGGATCGTCAGGCAGAGCTGAGAGCAACACggctacaggaggaggaggagaaggagaggggaaggaagagtgCTGTTCTGTTTGGTTCCAGTGACACCTTTGACTCCATCTGTGGCCTGGAGGAGAAAGTGAGTTGTGTCTTCCCTGTGGACTTTGAGGAAGCCCGCGCCATCTTCCTGGTTGGCCAGACCTACGTAAATCAAGCCAAGGAGTACTTTGAGATGGACGGCCACGTCACAGACCACATCGAGATCCTGCAGGACCACAGCGCTCTCTTCAAGGCCCTGGCCTTCTTCGAGGAGGACCTGGAGCGGCGCTGCAAGATGCACAAGCGGCGTGTGGACATGATGGAGCCCATCTGCAAAGACCTGAATGCCCAGTACTACCTCCTCGTCTGCCGCCAGCTGCAGTTTGAGCTGGCTGAGACTTACTACGAGATGATGGATCTCAAGCTGGCCGTGGCCAACAAGCAGGACGACTTGGATGCGCACACGGTCAAGAAGTTTAACcacctctgctcctcctccaccAAGTTCTACCAGATGTTCCTCGACTCCGTCCGCTCGCCAGAGGGCAAATGGCCGGACAAACTGGAGGACGAGGTGCTGAGGCCGGCACTGGTGGCTAAGTTCCGGGTGGCTCGTCTCCACAGCAGGCTGATCTCGTCCAGCAAAACCGTTCAGCTGGAGAACCTGAACCGCGCCCTGGAGTGCTACAACTTTGTGGTCCAGTACTGCAAGGACAACCCAGAGGCTAAAAGCGCCATCGAGACAGAGCTGGAGCTGAGCGAAGAGATGGTCAGCCTTCTGCCCCTCAAGATCAACCGACTCCAGGCAAATCTGGCCTCCTCTAACTGA